In the Drosophila takahashii strain IR98-3 E-12201 chromosome 3R, DtakHiC1v2, whole genome shotgun sequence genome, one interval contains:
- the LOC138913427 gene encoding uncharacterized protein isoform X1, which produces MDSCNGCTISYKDFLAMDEEEVFAFLQRHGVVLKSKDCPNCSKPATLSFNAKRPISTPFWRCRRMISNHQQKRKLRKVQCSFKESAIKRTFFSKSHVGIEQECNFVAWEMKGSTISFLREELGWSQQTVVDWSNFLREIYLSWTKKNAKQIIGGYGLTVEIDETKIGRRKYNCGRVVDGQWVFGGICRETGDFFLVPVEDRSQETLLPIIEANIANGTRIISDCWKSYNGLKDANYSHMTVNHSVNFVDPETGANTQRIKRLWRDLKENIPHYGRKTEHYQGYLARFTFLKRHPNHTSRFHAIFSAMGELFNPERDESTDTDNEKE; this is translated from the exons atGGATTCCTGCAACGGGTGCACTATTTCTTATAAAGACTTTCTTGCCATGGACGAAGAAGAAGTGTTTGCATTTCTGCAGAGACATGGAGTTGTTCTAAAGAGCAAGGACTGTCCCAACTGCAGTAAGCCCGCAACATTGTCTTTCAATGCGAAGAGACCGATTAGTACGCCATTTTGGAGGTGCCGCAGGATGATAAGTAATCATCAACAGAAacgaaaattaagaaaagttCAATGCTCCTTTAAG GAATCCGCCATCAAACGGACATTCTTCAGCAAGTCCCACGTTGGTATTGAACAGGAATGTAATTTTGTGGCTTGGGAAATGAAGGGTTCAACAATCTCATTCCTTCGGGAAGAACTAGGCTGGTCCCAACAGACGGTGGTTGACTGGAGTAATTTTCTTCGGGAAATTTATCTTAGCTGGACGAAGAAGaacgcaaaacaaataataggtGGATACGGTTTAACCGTCGAAATTGACGAAACCAAAATTGGCCGGCGCAAGTATAATTGCGGTCGCGTGGTGGATGGACAGTGGGTTTTCGGAGGAATTTGCAGAGAAACcggtgacttttttttggtgcctGTGGAGGACCGTAGCCAGGAAACGCTCCTTCCAATTATAGAGGCCAACATCGCCAATGGAACCAGAATTATATCCGACTGCTGGAAGTCATACAATGGTTTAAAGGATGCGAACTACTCTCACATGACCGTTAATCACTCAGTAAACTTCGTCGACCCTGAAACGGGAGCCAATACACAGCGAATAAAGAGACTATGGCGTGATCTAAAGGAGAACATTCCCCACTATGGCCGGAAAACGGAGCACTACCAAGGGTACCTAGCGCGATTCACTTTTTTGAAAAGGCACCCAAACCACACCTCAAGATTCCATGCAATTTTCTCAGCAATGGGCGAATTGTTTAATCCTGAACGCGAT GAATCCACCGATACGGACAATGAAAAGGAATAG
- the LOC138913427 gene encoding uncharacterized protein isoform X2: protein MKGSTISFLREELGWSQQTVVDWSNFLREIYLSWTKKNAKQIIGGYGLTVEIDETKIGRRKYNCGRVVDGQWVFGGICRETGDFFLVPVEDRSQETLLPIIEANIANGTRIISDCWKSYNGLKDANYSHMTVNHSVNFVDPETGANTQRIKRLWRDLKENIPHYGRKTEHYQGYLARFTFLKRHPNHTSRFHAIFSAMGELFNPERDESTDTDNEKE, encoded by the exons ATGAAGGGTTCAACAATCTCATTCCTTCGGGAAGAACTAGGCTGGTCCCAACAGACGGTGGTTGACTGGAGTAATTTTCTTCGGGAAATTTATCTTAGCTGGACGAAGAAGaacgcaaaacaaataataggtGGATACGGTTTAACCGTCGAAATTGACGAAACCAAAATTGGCCGGCGCAAGTATAATTGCGGTCGCGTGGTGGATGGACAGTGGGTTTTCGGAGGAATTTGCAGAGAAACcggtgacttttttttggtgcctGTGGAGGACCGTAGCCAGGAAACGCTCCTTCCAATTATAGAGGCCAACATCGCCAATGGAACCAGAATTATATCCGACTGCTGGAAGTCATACAATGGTTTAAAGGATGCGAACTACTCTCACATGACCGTTAATCACTCAGTAAACTTCGTCGACCCTGAAACGGGAGCCAATACACAGCGAATAAAGAGACTATGGCGTGATCTAAAGGAGAACATTCCCCACTATGGCCGGAAAACGGAGCACTACCAAGGGTACCTAGCGCGATTCACTTTTTTGAAAAGGCACCCAAACCACACCTCAAGATTCCATGCAATTTTCTCAGCAATGGGCGAATTGTTTAATCCTGAACGCGAT GAATCCACCGATACGGACAATGAAAAGGAATAG